One stretch of Methyloversatilis sp. RAC08 DNA includes these proteins:
- a CDS encoding tetratricopeptide repeat protein, which yields MLIQCRMVAFYAVLVFGSLIPSVSWSQRSDVFSDEDFALYPGYCRAKLTDEPKSEVERWKRHLGNDNYIHMHHYCFGLRAMTLAYSNYTEKQLRKGFALDVVRNMNYILSHTKKDFFMRPDALINLGRGHQLLNENENARRAFSNALKLNPDSVDAWIALSDLLYDTGQRKEAMKVLEDARTQIGDHRKITLRMEQMQKK from the coding sequence ATGTTAATTCAATGCCGCATGGTTGCTTTTTATGCAGTTCTGGTTTTCGGGTCGTTGATACCTAGCGTTTCATGGTCTCAGCGAAGCGATGTTTTCAGTGACGAGGATTTTGCCCTTTATCCTGGATATTGCCGCGCCAAACTGACTGATGAGCCCAAGTCTGAGGTGGAGCGCTGGAAAAGGCATCTCGGAAACGATAACTATATTCACATGCATCACTATTGCTTTGGTCTTCGAGCAATGACTTTAGCGTATTCGAACTATACTGAAAAACAATTGCGTAAGGGTTTTGCCCTGGATGTGGTTCGAAATATGAATTACATCCTCTCTCATACGAAAAAAGATTTTTTCATGCGCCCTGACGCCCTGATAAATTTGGGGCGGGGTCATCAATTGCTCAATGAGAACGAAAATGCTCGGAGAGCCTTTTCTAATGCGTTGAAGCTAAACCCTGATTCGGTCGACGCGTGGATTGCGCTCAGCGACTTGTTATATGACACGGGCCAGCGCAAAGAGGCGATGAAGGTGCTGGAGGATGCGCGTACTCAGATTGGCGACCATCGCAAGATCACCTTGCGCATGGAGCAGATGCAAAAAAAGTGA
- a CDS encoding acyl carrier protein produces the protein MDTRHTLRELLRQELDLGARADALADDTPLLGAVPELDSMAVIAVITALEEQFGLTLEDADIDGSTFATFGSLHQFITEHLAG, from the coding sequence GTGGACACGCGGCACACCTTGCGCGAACTACTGCGGCAAGAGCTGGACCTCGGTGCGCGCGCCGACGCACTGGCTGACGACACGCCGTTGCTGGGCGCCGTTCCAGAACTCGATTCGATGGCCGTCATCGCAGTGATCACGGCACTAGAAGAGCAGTTCGGCCTGACGCTGGAAGACGCCGACATCGACGGCAGCACCTTTGCCACCTTCGGCTCGCTGCATCAGTTCATTACCGAACATCTCGCCGGCTGA
- a CDS encoding acyl-CoA ligase (AMP-forming), exosortase A system-associated, which produces MSVPTLLNHLVEHAAARDGDACALRANGVEFSYTMLAQQVQACAHGLLELGVRRGDRVGIFLEKRFEAVVASFGTAACGAVFVPINPLLKAAQVGHIMRDSGARILITSAQRLAALGALQQACPALAHVVLVDGDAPGARSWMSFIDGPARALHRVIDSDVAAILYTSGSTGQPKGVVLSHRNMVSGACSVASYLGNHAGDTLLAALPLSFDAGFSQLTTGFLTGARVVLINYLMARDVVNALAAERVTGLTAVPPLYMQIVQLPWPASIDAHLRYFASTGGRMPRVTLDALRTRVPSASPFLMYGLTEAFRATYLPPEQVDVRPDSIGRAIPNAEVLVLREDGSPCLPGEPGELVQRGPLVAQGYWNDATRTAERFRPLPDAAGVRPYGLMQKEIAVFSGDTVRTDEDGFLYFVGRRDDMIKTSGYRVSPTEVEESLLSTGRVSECVAFGVADPELGQVIAVALHFAGSPDVAALRALCRAQLPAYQVPAHFIVFEDALPRNPNGKLDRTAIEAEARCRLNLPAGRES; this is translated from the coding sequence ATGTCCGTTCCAACCCTGCTGAACCATCTGGTCGAGCACGCAGCTGCGCGTGACGGTGATGCCTGCGCACTGCGCGCCAACGGTGTTGAATTCTCCTACACAATGCTGGCGCAGCAGGTGCAGGCCTGCGCGCACGGGCTGCTCGAGTTGGGCGTGCGCCGGGGCGACCGCGTCGGCATTTTCCTCGAGAAGCGTTTTGAAGCCGTCGTTGCCAGTTTCGGGACCGCCGCCTGCGGCGCTGTGTTCGTGCCGATCAATCCGCTGCTCAAAGCAGCGCAGGTCGGTCACATCATGCGCGACAGCGGCGCACGCATACTCATTACGTCGGCGCAGCGGCTTGCTGCGCTGGGCGCCCTGCAGCAGGCGTGTCCGGCCTTGGCGCATGTCGTGCTGGTGGACGGCGATGCGCCCGGTGCCCGGTCATGGATGTCCTTCATCGATGGGCCTGCGCGTGCGCTTCACCGCGTGATCGACAGCGATGTGGCGGCCATCCTGTATACCTCCGGCAGTACCGGCCAGCCCAAAGGCGTGGTGCTGTCGCACCGGAACATGGTGTCGGGCGCGTGCAGCGTGGCCAGCTATCTGGGCAATCACGCCGGGGATACCTTGCTGGCGGCGCTTCCGCTGTCCTTCGATGCGGGCTTTTCGCAGCTGACGACCGGATTCCTGACCGGGGCCAGGGTGGTGTTGATCAACTATCTGATGGCCCGCGATGTCGTCAATGCGCTGGCTGCCGAACGGGTGACCGGACTGACCGCCGTGCCGCCGCTCTACATGCAGATCGTGCAACTGCCCTGGCCGGCGTCCATCGACGCGCACCTGCGTTACTTCGCCAGTACCGGCGGGCGCATGCCGCGTGTCACGCTGGATGCGTTGCGGACTCGGGTGCCGTCGGCCAGCCCTTTCCTGATGTACGGCCTGACCGAAGCCTTCCGTGCGACCTATCTGCCGCCCGAGCAGGTGGATGTGCGGCCCGATTCCATCGGACGCGCGATTCCGAACGCTGAAGTTCTCGTTCTGCGTGAAGACGGCAGTCCGTGCTTGCCCGGAGAGCCGGGCGAGCTTGTGCAGCGCGGCCCGCTGGTGGCGCAGGGTTACTGGAACGACGCCACGCGGACGGCGGAACGCTTCCGCCCGCTGCCGGACGCCGCCGGCGTGCGGCCCTACGGTCTCATGCAGAAGGAGATCGCCGTGTTTTCCGGGGATACGGTGCGCACGGACGAGGATGGCTTCCTTTATTTCGTCGGCCGACGTGACGACATGATCAAGACCTCCGGGTACCGTGTCAGCCCGACCGAGGTCGAAGAGTCGCTGCTGAGCACCGGTCGGGTGTCCGAATGCGTCGCGTTCGGCGTTGCGGACCCCGAACTCGGCCAGGTCATCGCCGTGGCACTGCACTTCGCTGGCTCACCGGACGTGGCAGCACTGCGTGCACTGTGCCGTGCTCAACTTCCGGCTTACCAGGTGCCAGCCCATTTCATCGTGTTCGAGGACGCCTTGCCACGCAATCCGAACGGCAAGCTGGACCGGACCGCCATCGAGGCGGAGGCTCGTTGCCGCCTGAATCTTCCAGCAGGACGAGAATCGTGA
- a CDS encoding glycosyltransferase produces the protein MTVSSISVVMPVFNGERHLAEAIDSVLAQSIAPSEFIVVDDGSTDGSAQLLERYSDRLNVLCQPNGGQSLARFRGTEVASGEFLAFIDQDDMWDPQKLARQIDLLQRFPAALATYCDHRGIDGAGTVTAISGSGYGLRGSGQILTALLRGNFIRSASLVMVRRQAYELAGKFLRERFFWSDDYSMWMRIAAHGPVIYQAETLVSYRQHSGNTSGDVYEKALGDAHALGTLVDHLRAAGLTRHMNAALAAQREAMRSAAWHCIRRREIARALSYRLKAVMSLWSTQ, from the coding sequence ATGACAGTTTCGTCAATCAGCGTCGTCATGCCGGTTTTCAACGGCGAACGCCATCTGGCTGAAGCAATCGACTCAGTGCTGGCGCAATCCATCGCGCCCAGCGAGTTCATCGTGGTAGATGACGGCTCGACCGATGGCAGTGCGCAGCTTCTCGAGCGTTACAGTGATCGCCTGAACGTCCTGTGTCAGCCCAATGGCGGCCAGTCTCTCGCACGCTTTCGGGGCACTGAGGTGGCAAGCGGCGAATTCCTCGCCTTCATCGATCAGGATGACATGTGGGACCCTCAAAAACTTGCGCGCCAAATCGACCTGTTGCAGCGTTTCCCGGCTGCGCTGGCCACCTATTGCGACCATCGCGGCATCGATGGTGCCGGTACCGTCACGGCAATCAGTGGATCGGGCTATGGCCTGCGCGGCAGCGGACAGATTCTGACAGCACTGCTGCGGGGAAACTTCATACGCAGTGCCTCGCTGGTGATGGTCCGGCGCCAGGCGTACGAACTCGCAGGCAAGTTTCTGCGTGAGCGCTTTTTCTGGTCTGACGATTACAGCATGTGGATGCGCATAGCCGCTCACGGACCGGTCATCTATCAGGCAGAGACGCTGGTCAGCTACAGACAGCATTCCGGCAACACATCCGGAGATGTTTACGAGAAGGCACTGGGCGATGCACACGCGCTCGGAACGCTCGTTGATCATCTCCGCGCCGCCGGGCTGACCCGGCATATGAATGCCGCGCTCGCCGCGCAACGCGAGGCAATGCGCAGCGCCGCCTGGCACTGTATCCGCAGGCGCGAAATTGCACGCGCCCTGTCTTATCGATTGAAGGCCGTGATGTCGCTGTGGAGTACTCAATGA
- a CDS encoding class I SAM-dependent methyltransferase, which produces MENITQYPDSPRIEMQRFVPAHARRLLDVGCHTGAFGHALKQNHDMEVWGVEPASGPAGVAATRIDHVLTEALGADSKLPEAYFDAIVFNDVLEHIESPWDMLHLVKRWLAPDGVLVVSLPNLLHVDNLEHMLFERDFRYEGRGIRDRTHLRFFTRKSALRMFDDCGYTVTAVAGINESWWSPSLTRRTAFRIFSRWLAECKPQQFAFVAVRDT; this is translated from the coding sequence GTGGAAAACATCACCCAATACCCGGATTCGCCGCGCATCGAAATGCAACGTTTCGTACCGGCACATGCTCGCCGGCTACTCGATGTGGGCTGTCATACCGGTGCTTTCGGTCACGCGCTGAAGCAGAATCATGACATGGAGGTGTGGGGTGTCGAGCCGGCAAGCGGCCCTGCCGGCGTTGCGGCAACGCGCATCGATCACGTGCTGACCGAAGCACTCGGAGCAGACAGCAAGCTGCCGGAAGCATACTTCGATGCCATCGTATTCAACGATGTACTCGAACATATCGAATCGCCGTGGGACATGCTGCATCTGGTCAAGCGCTGGCTTGCACCGGATGGTGTGCTCGTCGTATCGCTGCCCAATCTGCTGCATGTCGACAATCTGGAGCATATGCTTTTCGAGCGCGACTTCCGGTATGAAGGTCGGGGCATCCGGGACCGCACCCACCTGCGCTTCTTCACCCGCAAGAGCGCACTGCGCATGTTCGATGACTGCGGCTACACGGTCACTGCGGTCGCCGGCATCAATGAATCGTGGTGGTCTCCATCGCTGACGAGGCGAACTGCCTTCCGTATATTTTCCCGCTGGCTGGCGGAATGCAAGCCTCAGCAATTTGCCTTCGTCGCGGTGCGGGACACCTGA
- a CDS encoding VanZ family protein produces the protein MPNDSHRTRSVFAACLVYTLLLLWGSLYPLTRWQAEAETFGFLSMWRYSALSMPDLVVNALIYIPLGIGLRQITSRWPVLPSVLFATTCAAALSFSVEAAQAHLPQRVPSLADFALNTTGGFVGAILASMFTARWKPVAFLMDWRARTFAATPEADLAVAALIAWVLAQLTPFVPAFDLGSLRNGLAPLAATLNDPATFNPAQALGSALEVFALVLLARDARNRAVSLTRLFWLLALAVMMLKVVVISRQLSAEMIIGTVAGLTLGFGWPRRLKPMRPVLAALAVTLALVISELTPSPGALRHLNWTPFVAHMSNPMLGLSVLIDNVWPYLILAAALVALSNTGRIPALVIILACGGLSFALEWMQQHIPGRTPDITTVAMALLTALLAVRHVRPASAASALPASSKRGSRLAGTLVAAVLLGSATAVWSLARTPPPTVLASARSQVTLPSPDELRVPELPGFRRVHPRLPYPSAGDVARLKAENPEYVRQLVLRAQGGKGDLSASLVAAVLAPETQNVRTIVERVLTLRPTWRGHQQTKPIAQTYDWLHDRIPPDLMPRLKDKVIEACNFQINVIRKEALSPYNVYLYNSPLQALMACALAIHGDDERATPVMAFTYDFWINRVLPVWRQVGGQNGGWHEGNEYVGIGIGQAIYQLPAMWRSATGEDLFRSEPAIRGFLDFLVYRMLPDGTSMRWGDGRFGRRQVFDADALALEYRHAAAYTLSTRAGEKLLPTSWPWGPLTDRSLYDPEAVRALPLTHVADGLGLVIARSSWNADATHFSFKAGNNYWSHSHLDQGAFSLFKGAPLAIDSGCYCGYGGDHHLNYHYQTIAHNTITVTDPADIVQMPVRQGKPPRTIANDGGQRRVGSAWNLHAAPADLEDWQSKFGDFHTGRLVRLVEQDGLLVALTDITAAYTNEQSGVHSFHHRSRRVEKAWRIFVYDRVSDIVIIHDTVEATHADFVKRWLLHSAFQPRIDGRKFTLERPATASVTGLPQLQGEVIFPREARLVPIGGPGFEYFVDGMNFDENGTLAANIARGPPELDPGAWRLEIMPQLPAIEDRFLVVLRPGLSELPALDIRPMETPESMGAEIHLPGRMLRLAFPRDRLAVDVMLTGADGIPRTLTVDGAGERAPALSWVDQLRIWMTR, from the coding sequence ATGCCCAACGATTCGCACAGGACCCGGAGCGTTTTCGCGGCATGTCTTGTCTACACACTGCTTCTGCTGTGGGGCAGTCTTTACCCGCTGACCAGGTGGCAAGCAGAAGCGGAAACCTTCGGTTTTCTTTCGATGTGGCGTTACAGCGCGCTGTCGATGCCCGATCTCGTCGTCAATGCGCTGATCTACATTCCGCTGGGCATCGGACTGCGGCAGATTACGTCTCGCTGGCCGGTACTGCCGTCGGTGCTGTTCGCCACCACCTGCGCGGCGGCGCTGAGTTTCAGTGTCGAAGCCGCACAGGCGCACTTGCCGCAGCGAGTACCTTCACTTGCGGATTTCGCCTTGAACACGACAGGCGGATTCGTGGGTGCGATTCTGGCCAGCATGTTTACAGCGCGGTGGAAGCCGGTTGCCTTTTTGATGGACTGGCGCGCACGCACCTTTGCTGCCACACCCGAGGCAGATCTGGCGGTTGCAGCGCTGATCGCCTGGGTGCTTGCCCAGCTCACGCCCTTCGTTCCTGCCTTCGATCTCGGGTCACTGCGCAACGGGCTCGCCCCGCTGGCCGCCACCCTGAATGACCCGGCGACGTTCAATCCGGCACAAGCATTGGGCAGCGCACTGGAAGTTTTCGCCCTCGTTCTTCTGGCGCGTGATGCGCGGAACCGCGCGGTATCGCTGACGCGCTTGTTCTGGCTGCTGGCCCTTGCCGTCATGATGCTGAAGGTCGTGGTGATCAGTCGCCAGCTGTCGGCGGAAATGATCATCGGCACCGTGGCCGGTCTCACGCTGGGGTTCGGCTGGCCACGCCGGCTCAAGCCGATGCGGCCGGTTCTGGCCGCGCTGGCCGTCACGCTGGCCCTGGTGATCAGCGAACTGACCCCATCGCCGGGTGCGCTGCGCCACCTCAACTGGACGCCATTCGTTGCCCACATGAGCAATCCGATGCTCGGGCTGAGCGTGCTGATCGACAACGTATGGCCCTATCTGATACTTGCCGCAGCGCTCGTTGCACTCAGCAACACGGGGCGGATTCCGGCGTTGGTGATCATATTGGCGTGCGGCGGACTTTCGTTCGCGCTGGAATGGATGCAGCAGCACATTCCCGGGCGTACGCCCGACATCACCACGGTGGCGATGGCGTTGCTGACAGCGCTGCTGGCGGTCCGCCACGTCCGGCCTGCTTCGGCGGCATCGGCGCTGCCGGCCAGTTCGAAGCGGGGTTCACGACTGGCGGGCACGCTGGTCGCCGCAGTGCTGCTCGGCAGCGCAACCGCCGTCTGGTCGCTGGCGCGCACTCCGCCGCCGACCGTGCTCGCGTCGGCGCGCAGTCAGGTGACGCTGCCTTCGCCGGACGAGCTGCGGGTACCCGAATTGCCGGGATTTCGCCGAGTGCATCCCCGCCTGCCCTACCCGTCCGCGGGCGACGTGGCACGCCTGAAAGCGGAGAACCCGGAATACGTGCGCCAACTGGTCCTCAGAGCCCAGGGCGGCAAGGGTGATCTGAGCGCGTCGCTCGTGGCGGCGGTCCTGGCGCCCGAAACACAGAACGTGCGCACCATTGTCGAACGCGTGCTCACGCTGCGGCCCACCTGGCGCGGCCACCAACAGACGAAACCGATCGCACAGACCTATGACTGGCTGCACGACCGCATTCCTCCCGATCTGATGCCAAGGCTCAAGGACAAGGTGATCGAAGCCTGCAACTTCCAGATCAACGTGATCCGCAAGGAAGCGCTTTCGCCCTACAACGTCTATCTGTACAACTCGCCGCTTCAGGCGTTGATGGCCTGCGCACTGGCCATCCATGGCGACGATGAGCGTGCCACCCCGGTCATGGCATTCACCTACGACTTCTGGATCAATCGAGTACTGCCTGTCTGGCGCCAGGTGGGTGGGCAGAACGGCGGCTGGCATGAAGGCAACGAGTACGTCGGCATCGGCATCGGTCAGGCCATCTACCAGTTGCCGGCCATGTGGCGTTCGGCCACTGGCGAAGATCTGTTCCGAAGCGAACCGGCGATCCGCGGTTTCCTGGATTTCCTGGTGTACCGGATGCTTCCCGATGGCACGTCCATGCGCTGGGGCGATGGCCGGTTCGGTCGTCGCCAGGTTTTCGACGCCGATGCGCTGGCACTCGAATACCGCCATGCGGCGGCCTATACGCTGAGCACCCGCGCCGGCGAGAAGCTGCTGCCCACATCGTGGCCCTGGGGTCCGCTGACCGATCGATCGCTGTACGACCCGGAAGCGGTGCGCGCACTGCCGCTGACCCATGTCGCCGACGGCCTGGGGCTGGTCATCGCGCGCAGCAGCTGGAACGCGGACGCAACACACTTCAGCTTCAAGGCCGGCAACAATTACTGGTCACACAGCCATCTCGATCAGGGCGCCTTCTCCCTGTTCAAGGGTGCGCCGCTGGCGATAGACAGCGGCTGCTATTGCGGCTATGGCGGCGATCACCACCTGAACTACCATTACCAGACGATCGCCCACAACACGATCACGGTGACCGACCCGGCTGACATCGTGCAGATGCCGGTGCGCCAGGGCAAACCGCCGCGCACCATCGCCAACGATGGCGGCCAGCGGCGTGTCGGGTCCGCCTGGAACCTGCACGCGGCGCCGGCCGACCTGGAGGACTGGCAAAGCAAGTTCGGTGACTTTCACACCGGCCGCTTGGTGCGTCTGGTCGAACAGGACGGCCTGCTGGTCGCACTGACCGACATCACCGCCGCTTACACCAATGAGCAGAGCGGCGTGCATAGCTTCCATCACCGATCGCGACGGGTCGAGAAAGCCTGGCGCATCTTTGTCTATGACCGCGTTTCGGACATCGTGATCATCCACGATACCGTCGAAGCGACGCATGCCGACTTCGTCAAGCGCTGGCTGCTGCACAGCGCCTTCCAGCCGCGCATCGACGGCCGGAAGTTCACGCTGGAGCGTCCGGCCACCGCGTCGGTCACCGGCTTGCCGCAACTGCAGGGCGAAGTGATCTTTCCGCGCGAGGCACGCTTGGTGCCGATCGGCGGACCGGGCTTCGAATACTTCGTCGACGGCATGAATTTCGACGAAAACGGCACCCTCGCAGCCAACATTGCGCGCGGACCACCCGAACTCGATCCGGGTGCCTGGAGACTGGAAATCATGCCGCAACTGCCGGCGATCGAAGACCGCTTCCTGGTCGTGCTGCGACCGGGCCTGAGCGAATTGCCCGCACTTGACATAAGGCCGATGGAAACGCCGGAGAGCATGGGTGCCGAAATCCATCTGCCCGGCCGGATGCTCAGGCTGGCATTTCCGCGAGATCGTCTGGCGGTCGACGTGATGCTGACCGGAGCCGACGGCATACCCCGGACACTGACCGTCGACGGCGCGGGCGAACGTGCACCGGCACTCAGCTGGGTCGATCAACTGCGCATCTGGATGACAAGATGA
- a CDS encoding glycosyltransferase family 2 protein: MTRPEPRFSIVLPTHNRHELLREALESLAAQTFTDWEVVVVDDGSSQPVDAAEIRSIVGERYTLHTHAHPKGVAAARNSGYMLARGEFIAQLDDDDQLAPAALELADRGLKHPFAPEILYIGVEAFGGEGAAVNARQRAALDRTLANARSASDQGLIIFGDALFDALLKSVPAAFQKPIFHRSILDRVQPMNKDDWPESAWAIEAAARSIRCALLDLPVYRWRRDGQSYFSVSGQHFASMLGHIRMKQGLLDRLGQELPERKPALKKALAQARFDYCYNMVSDSSAMPWGQFTRSFIEAPGARHLRLLYRSQLRRRIQ; this comes from the coding sequence ATGACGCGCCCGGAGCCCCGTTTTTCCATCGTACTGCCGACACACAATCGCCACGAGCTTCTGCGCGAGGCGCTTGAGTCGCTCGCTGCGCAAACCTTCACGGACTGGGAAGTGGTCGTGGTCGACGACGGATCCAGTCAACCGGTCGATGCAGCCGAGATCAGGAGCATCGTTGGCGAGCGCTATACGCTGCATACGCATGCACATCCCAAGGGCGTGGCTGCGGCGCGGAATTCTGGCTACATGCTGGCGCGAGGCGAGTTCATTGCCCAGCTCGACGATGACGACCAGCTCGCGCCCGCAGCCCTGGAACTCGCAGATCGCGGGTTGAAGCACCCATTTGCCCCTGAAATCCTCTACATCGGCGTAGAAGCTTTCGGCGGCGAGGGTGCTGCCGTCAACGCGCGACAGAGAGCCGCGCTGGACCGTACGCTGGCAAACGCCAGGTCGGCAAGCGATCAGGGACTGATCATTTTCGGTGATGCGCTTTTCGATGCGCTTCTGAAGAGCGTGCCGGCCGCCTTCCAGAAACCCATTTTTCACCGCAGCATCCTTGACCGGGTGCAGCCCATGAACAAGGATGACTGGCCGGAGTCAGCGTGGGCCATAGAAGCTGCGGCACGCTCGATCCGGTGCGCACTTCTTGACCTTCCGGTGTATCGCTGGCGTCGTGACGGGCAGAGCTACTTCTCGGTCAGCGGGCAGCACTTCGCGTCCATGCTCGGCCATATTCGAATGAAGCAGGGTCTGCTTGACCGTCTCGGCCAAGAATTGCCTGAACGCAAGCCGGCATTGAAAAAAGCGCTCGCGCAAGCTCGCTTCGACTATTGCTACAACATGGTTTCAGATAGTTCGGCAATGCCCTGGGGCCAATTTACCCGGTCATTCATTGAAGCACCGGGGGCAAGGCACCTGCGTTTGCTCTATCGAAGCCAGTTGAGACGCCGGATTCAGTAG
- a CDS encoding pyridoxal-dependent decarboxylase, exosortase A system-associated — MPVQAAPYSPADDFSSADGELLINGLKVSRVAAMAGRTPFYAYDRSRIEARVGLLRSLLPAGVQLHYAMKANPMQALVGFMAQRVDGLDVASSGELRVALDAGMAPSRISFAGPGKRADELRQALAAGVLLNVESAREVELLASLSEESGWPARVAVRINPDFEMRASGMRMGGGAKPFGVDAEAVPALLRRIGGLGLAFEGFHLYAGSQNLNAESLIDMQRRSFDLMLRLADEAPAMPKILNLGGGFGIPYFRNDHPLALEPVCEALACIVEEVSTKLPGAELVLELGRYLVGEAGVYICRVIDCKVSRGQKFVVVDGGMHHHLAAAGLFGQVVRRNYPVVVANRIGAPSNGQVNVVGPLCTPLDVLADKVDLTEVHPGDLIAVFQSGAYGFSSSPTAFLGHPEPAQLLV; from the coding sequence ATGCCCGTGCAAGCCGCGCCCTATTCGCCGGCAGATGATTTTTCGAGCGCTGACGGCGAACTGCTGATCAATGGCCTGAAGGTGTCCCGGGTTGCCGCGATGGCGGGGCGTACCCCCTTCTACGCCTACGACCGCAGCCGGATCGAGGCGCGTGTGGGGCTGTTGCGCAGCCTGCTGCCAGCCGGCGTCCAGTTGCACTACGCCATGAAGGCCAATCCGATGCAGGCGCTGGTGGGGTTCATGGCGCAGCGCGTCGACGGGCTCGATGTGGCATCCAGTGGCGAGCTGAGGGTTGCGCTGGACGCCGGCATGGCTCCGTCGCGCATCAGTTTTGCCGGCCCCGGAAAGCGTGCGGACGAATTGCGTCAGGCACTGGCGGCAGGCGTGCTGCTCAACGTTGAGTCGGCGCGCGAAGTTGAATTGCTGGCCAGCCTTTCGGAAGAATCCGGCTGGCCGGCACGCGTGGCCGTGCGCATCAACCCGGACTTCGAAATGCGTGCTTCAGGCATGCGCATGGGCGGCGGTGCCAAGCCCTTTGGGGTCGATGCCGAAGCGGTGCCCGCGCTGCTCCGACGCATCGGCGGGCTCGGTCTCGCGTTCGAAGGCTTTCATCTGTATGCCGGATCGCAGAATCTGAATGCCGAGTCGCTGATCGACATGCAGCGACGCAGTTTCGACCTGATGCTGCGCCTGGCGGATGAAGCGCCCGCGATGCCGAAGATACTGAATCTGGGTGGCGGATTCGGCATTCCCTACTTCCGCAACGACCATCCGCTTGCCCTAGAACCCGTATGTGAAGCGCTTGCCTGCATTGTCGAAGAAGTATCGACCAAGCTTCCGGGGGCCGAACTCGTACTCGAACTCGGACGCTATCTGGTCGGAGAAGCCGGTGTTTACATATGCAGGGTGATCGACTGCAAGGTATCCCGTGGCCAGAAATTCGTCGTGGTCGATGGCGGCATGCATCATCACCTCGCGGCTGCGGGACTTTTCGGTCAGGTCGTACGCCGCAATTATCCGGTGGTCGTGGCAAACCGGATCGGTGCGCCTTCGAACGGGCAGGTGAATGTGGTCGGCCCGCTATGCACGCCGCTGGACGTCCTGGCCGATAAGGTCGATCTGACCGAAGTACACCCCGGCGACCTGATAGCCGTATTTCAATCGGGTGCCTACGGCTTCAGTTCGAGCCCAACAGCCTTCCTCGGGCACCCCGAGCCCGCTCAACTGCTTGTTTGA